The Gemmatimonadota bacterium genome has a segment encoding these proteins:
- a CDS encoding PadR family transcriptional regulator, translated as MSGSNFLPGTLELIVLQLLRAEPTNGYDLTLRIQAISGDVLNVNAGSLYPALYRLEERGLLKSEWAPSESGRRTKVYAVTAAGRKQLAQQRASYERFSRALAAILKVQHTAGDAA; from the coding sequence ATGAGCGGCTCGAACTTCCTCCCTGGCACCCTCGAACTGATCGTGCTGCAGCTGCTGCGGGCCGAGCCGACCAATGGCTACGACCTCACGCTCCGCATCCAGGCGATCAGCGGGGATGTCCTGAATGTGAACGCGGGCTCGCTGTATCCGGCGCTCTACCGGCTCGAGGAACGTGGACTGCTGAAGTCCGAGTGGGCGCCGTCCGAGAGCGGGCGTCGCACGAAGGTGTACGCGGTGACGGCGGCCGGGCGTAAGCAGCTCGCCCAGCAGCGGGCGAGCTACGAGCGATTCTCGCGCGCCCTGGCGGCGATCCTCAAGGTGCAACACACGGCTGGCGACGCAGCATGA
- a CDS encoding cupin domain-containing protein, whose translation MVERVNLAEKLAAVQHPWQPHTVAEFNGHDLMVAKFQGEFRWHSHDDTDDLFLVLRGHVTLQLRTGNVELGPGELFVVPQGVEHSPRSDEGAEVLLIERTGTPNTGDVATAEPRRVL comes from the coding sequence ATGGTGGAACGCGTCAACCTTGCCGAAAAACTCGCTGCCGTCCAGCACCCCTGGCAGCCACACACCGTGGCCGAGTTCAACGGGCACGACCTGATGGTCGCGAAGTTCCAGGGAGAATTCCGGTGGCATTCCCATGACGACACCGACGACCTCTTCCTGGTGTTGCGCGGGCATGTGACCCTGCAGCTGCGAACCGGCAATGTTGAGTTGGGGCCTGGCGAGCTGTTCGTCGTGCCCCAAGGGGTCGAACACAGCCCTCGCTCGGACGAGGGCGCCGAGGTACTGCTGATCGAGCGCACGGGAACGCCGAACACCGGCGACGTCGCGACCGCGGAGCCTCGTCGGGTCCTGTAA
- a CDS encoding DUF2891 family protein, whose protein sequence is MRDARTMTNLPMRVLTLAVLTATTAMAQGRPARADLPLQLTRETATWLAALPIGCVDKPHEPPRSRGYLYESSIRITPDFQKTRAFYGCSDWHSAVNSTWTLVKILRAHPDLSVARLIREKLNEHLAPGPMTGEVEFFNGEGDRTFERPYGWVWLLRLYGEAKAWDDPDAKKWAAALEPLARLFLERFPAYLKGLAAPIRVGTHANTAYALLLLHEYARTTGESAVQQQVEERARAFFLADAGCAPNVEVSGSDFFAPCLLEASLMGHVLPQAEFVRWLGAFLPEPESPAFKAYTTTVEMAGANADLEKANLMGAKAHLIGLAVSRAKNLEDIAKALPPTDKRVAAYRRLAAVQAKAGINGMYDADYVGTHWLGTYIVDYLVSAGR, encoded by the coding sequence ATGCGTGACGCCCGCACCATGACAAACTTGCCGATGCGTGTCTTGACCCTCGCGGTCCTCACTGCCACGACGGCGATGGCGCAGGGACGCCCCGCGCGCGCCGACCTGCCGTTGCAGCTCACCCGCGAGACCGCCACCTGGCTCGCCGCACTGCCTATCGGTTGCGTCGACAAGCCACATGAGCCGCCGCGGAGTCGCGGGTACCTCTACGAGTCCTCGATCCGGATCACGCCGGACTTCCAGAAGACGCGGGCCTTCTATGGCTGCTCCGACTGGCATTCCGCGGTGAACTCCACCTGGACCCTGGTGAAGATCCTGCGCGCGCACCCGGACCTCAGCGTGGCGCGGCTCATTCGCGAGAAGCTCAACGAGCACCTCGCCCCGGGCCCCATGACCGGCGAGGTCGAGTTCTTCAACGGGGAAGGAGATCGCACCTTCGAGCGCCCATATGGGTGGGTCTGGTTGCTGCGACTCTATGGGGAAGCGAAGGCATGGGACGATCCCGACGCGAAGAAGTGGGCCGCCGCGCTGGAGCCACTCGCGCGCCTCTTCCTCGAACGGTTCCCCGCGTACCTCAAGGGACTGGCCGCACCCATTCGCGTGGGGACGCACGCCAACACGGCGTATGCGCTCCTCCTGCTCCACGAATACGCGCGCACCACTGGTGAGTCCGCCGTGCAGCAACAGGTGGAGGAGCGTGCCCGCGCCTTCTTCCTGGCCGATGCGGGGTGCGCGCCTAACGTGGAGGTGTCCGGTTCGGACTTCTTTGCGCCCTGCCTGCTCGAAGCCTCGTTGATGGGCCACGTCCTCCCCCAGGCGGAGTTCGTCCGCTGGCTCGGCGCCTTTTTGCCGGAACCGGAGAGCCCCGCGTTCAAGGCGTACACCACGACGGTGGAGATGGCCGGTGCCAACGCCGACCTCGAGAAGGCGAACCTCATGGGGGCCAAGGCGCACCTGATCGGGCTCGCCGTCAGCCGCGCGAAGAATCTCGAGGACATCGCGAAGGCCCTCCCGCCGACCGACAAGCGGGTCGCCGCGTATCGCCGGCTCGCCGCCGTCCAGGCGAAGGCGGGGATCAATGGGATGTACGACGCCGACTACGTCGGGACCCACTGGCTCGGCACCTACATCGTCGACTACCTGGTCAGCGCCGGCCGGTAG
- a CDS encoding CopD family protein — MVETLLSEGGVALARWVSFAGTLLAIGVVMLRRVSPEDCATTPVHRIARLAGWCLLAGAVLRMAQQALLFAPAPEEALGMVGTLVAMPWGYAWMVQVAASLVLVFAPRRVAVPEPPVTGTLVALAVAFVPALQGHALGSERLTTLAMLADGLHVLAGGLWLGTLGVLLLVTFRRRDVALADVVARFSPIALVGVGMIVVSGVFGSWLHVTPLSALWQSPYGLMLVRKLVVFGVIGALGALNWKRLTPRLRDAGAATQLRRAAAFEVLAGILLLLLTSYLVATPLPGE, encoded by the coding sequence ATGGTCGAGACGTTGCTCTCCGAGGGCGGAGTCGCCCTGGCACGCTGGGTGTCGTTCGCGGGCACCCTGCTTGCCATCGGCGTGGTGATGCTGCGGCGCGTCTCGCCCGAGGATTGCGCGACAACACCCGTGCACCGCATCGCGCGCCTGGCCGGGTGGTGCCTTCTCGCCGGTGCGGTGTTGCGCATGGCGCAGCAGGCGCTGTTGTTCGCGCCGGCGCCGGAGGAAGCCCTCGGGATGGTGGGCACCCTGGTCGCGATGCCGTGGGGCTACGCCTGGATGGTGCAGGTGGCGGCGTCCCTCGTGCTCGTCTTCGCGCCTCGCCGCGTTGCCGTCCCGGAGCCGCCAGTCACTGGGACACTCGTGGCACTGGCCGTTGCGTTCGTACCCGCGCTCCAGGGACACGCCCTAGGCTCGGAGCGACTGACGACACTCGCCATGCTCGCCGACGGCCTGCACGTGCTGGCCGGTGGGCTCTGGCTCGGGACGTTGGGAGTGTTGCTGCTGGTGACCTTTCGACGGCGCGATGTGGCCCTCGCAGATGTCGTTGCCCGGTTTTCGCCGATCGCCCTTGTCGGAGTGGGGATGATTGTCGTCTCGGGCGTCTTCGGCAGCTGGTTGCACGTGACGCCGCTCTCCGCGCTCTGGCAATCGCCCTACGGGCTGATGCTCGTGCGCAAGCTCGTGGTGTTTGGTGTCATCGGCGCGCTCGGGGCGCTCAACTGGAAGCGCCTCACCCCGCGGCTGCGCGATGCGGGGGCGGCAACGCAACTCCGCCGTGCCGCCGCGTTCGAGGTGCTGGCCGGGATCCTCCTGCTCCTGCTGACGTCGTACCTCGTCGCCACGCCGCTTCCCGGCGAGTAG
- a CDS encoding transcriptional repressor, which produces MERNTRQKSAVREALVVAGRPLTPFEILEGAQALVPGLGIATVYRVLKSMTSDGSVVPVELPGSATRYETAHRGHHHHFHCRGCERVYEVAGCPPDLARFAPPGFVLDGHEVVLYGRCSTCAVVAEG; this is translated from the coding sequence ATGGAACGAAACACTCGGCAGAAATCGGCGGTCAGGGAGGCCTTAGTTGTTGCAGGAAGGCCACTTACGCCGTTCGAGATACTGGAAGGCGCCCAGGCGCTGGTCCCTGGACTTGGGATCGCGACCGTCTATCGCGTCCTGAAATCCATGACGTCGGACGGGAGTGTGGTCCCCGTGGAGCTACCGGGGAGCGCGACTCGCTACGAAACGGCGCACCGCGGGCATCACCACCACTTCCACTGCCGCGGCTGCGAACGCGTCTATGAGGTGGCGGGGTGTCCGCCGGATCTGGCCCGTTTTGCCCCGCCGGGATTTGTCCTCGACGGCCACGAGGTGGTGTTGTACGGGCGCTGCTCGACCTGCGCGGTCGTCGCGGAGGGCTGA
- a CDS encoding amidohydrolase family protein, with protein sequence MRLRLSCAALAAVFPALLAAQERVDLLVRGGRVIDGTGSPAREADVGIRGDRIVFVGDASARQVTAARVIEARGMVVAPGFIDPHTHTYGDLQSDRAERRRNAAYLMQGVTTVVTGNDGGGPADVAEHFARYARVGIGTNAALFVGFGTVRGKVLGPSSAPADAAQLTRMRELVAQGMRGGALGLSTGLYYAPQSYASTEEVIELAKVASAGGGVYDSHLRDESSYTIGVVGAVQEAIRIGREAKLPVHIAHLKALGVDVWGRSDSIVAVITAARAGGQRVTADQYPYTASGSGVGASLLPRWAEAGGRDSLRRRSQDPATRERLLADMRDNLRRRNGAKSLLITDAGRKELVGKTLEAVAAARGVEPVIAALDIVLTGDASVASFNMNEADIVRLMQQPFVFTGSDGSDGHPRKYGTYPKKLREYVLEKRALTLEAFVQRSSLEVANALGIPERGAVAVGRYADVVVFDPAAVRDRSTYEAPTELATGMSWVLVNGVVAVENGRVLEVLPGRGVTRAGAPR encoded by the coding sequence ATGCGCCTTCGACTGAGCTGTGCGGCCCTGGCCGCAGTGTTCCCCGCCCTCCTGGCGGCACAGGAACGCGTCGACCTGCTCGTGCGAGGGGGGCGCGTGATCGATGGAACCGGCAGCCCGGCACGGGAGGCCGACGTGGGCATTCGGGGAGACCGCATCGTGTTCGTCGGTGATGCCTCCGCGCGCCAGGTAACCGCCGCGCGCGTGATCGAGGCGCGCGGGATGGTGGTGGCACCCGGATTCATCGACCCCCACACGCACACCTACGGCGACCTGCAAAGCGACCGCGCCGAGCGGCGCCGCAACGCAGCGTATCTAATGCAGGGGGTGACGACGGTGGTCACCGGCAACGACGGCGGGGGTCCAGCGGACGTAGCCGAGCATTTCGCGCGGTATGCGCGTGTGGGGATCGGGACCAATGCCGCGCTGTTTGTCGGATTCGGGACGGTGCGTGGCAAGGTGCTCGGGCCATCGAGCGCCCCGGCCGATGCGGCACAGCTCACCCGCATGCGCGAGCTGGTCGCACAGGGGATGCGCGGCGGCGCGCTCGGCCTCAGCACGGGGCTGTACTACGCCCCGCAGAGTTATGCGTCCACCGAGGAGGTCATTGAGCTCGCCAAAGTCGCGAGTGCTGGAGGCGGGGTCTACGACTCCCACCTGCGCGACGAGAGCTCCTATACGATTGGGGTGGTCGGCGCGGTGCAGGAGGCCATTCGCATCGGTCGCGAGGCGAAGCTCCCTGTGCACATCGCCCACCTCAAGGCACTCGGCGTGGACGTGTGGGGGCGGTCGGACTCGATCGTCGCGGTGATCACTGCCGCCCGCGCGGGTGGCCAGCGGGTCACGGCCGACCAGTATCCCTACACGGCGAGTGGATCCGGTGTGGGGGCGTCGTTACTTCCGCGATGGGCGGAGGCGGGCGGGCGGGATTCCCTCCGACGTCGCTCGCAGGATCCGGCCACGCGGGAGCGCCTGTTGGCCGACATGCGCGACAACCTGCGGCGTCGCAACGGGGCGAAGTCGCTCCTGATCACCGATGCGGGGCGCAAGGAACTGGTGGGGAAGACCCTCGAGGCGGTTGCTGCTGCCCGTGGCGTGGAACCGGTCATCGCCGCGCTGGACATCGTGCTGACGGGTGACGCGTCGGTCGCGTCGTTCAACATGAACGAAGCGGATATCGTGCGCCTCATGCAGCAGCCATTTGTCTTCACCGGTTCGGACGGGTCGGATGGGCACCCGCGCAAGTACGGCACCTACCCCAAGAAGCTGCGCGAGTATGTGCTGGAGAAGCGTGCCCTCACCCTCGAGGCGTTTGTCCAGCGATCGAGCCTGGAAGTCGCCAATGCGTTAGGCATCCCGGAGCGTGGGGCGGTGGCGGTGGGGCGATACGCCGACGTCGTCGTGTTCGACCCGGCGGCGGTGCGCGATCGCTCGACCTACGAGGCGCCGACCGAGCTGGCGACGGGGATGTCCTGGGTGCTCGTCAACGGGGTGGTGGCAGTGGAGAATGGGCGCGTGCTCGAGGTGTTGCCCGGTCGCGGGGTGACACGCGCCGGCGCGCCGCGCTGA
- a CDS encoding ZIP family metal transporter, translated as MSPWVSSLAVVALVSALPLIGITFVAQRQAVLGMYLGRLVPLAAGALVGAPLFHLIPESLAKGGSAVGLLGWMAVGGTAFFMMDRVLHTRVAPVAIGGAVAGGPLDVGGRARLRELVPLLVIGDALHNAVDGVLIAGAYLDEPTLGIVTGVAIALHELPRELGTVALLLAAGISMRQAVGLNVLTALLAAASAVATLVAGVGVVGSSGVILALGAGTFLYLAGALLLTEWRGVTSRSDLAVRGLLFALGLLLTTFGRHTH; from the coding sequence ATGTCGCCCTGGGTGAGCAGCCTGGCCGTCGTGGCCCTTGTGTCGGCCCTTCCGTTGATCGGGATCACGTTCGTCGCGCAGCGACAGGCCGTATTGGGGATGTACCTGGGTCGGCTGGTGCCGCTCGCGGCGGGGGCGCTCGTTGGCGCGCCCCTCTTTCACCTCATCCCCGAGTCTCTGGCGAAGGGTGGGAGTGCAGTTGGCCTGTTGGGGTGGATGGCGGTGGGTGGCACCGCGTTCTTCATGATGGATCGCGTGCTCCACACGCGGGTGGCGCCGGTCGCCATCGGTGGTGCGGTGGCGGGTGGTCCCCTGGATGTTGGAGGGAGGGCACGACTGCGGGAGCTGGTGCCGTTGCTCGTGATCGGTGACGCCCTGCACAATGCGGTGGACGGCGTCCTGATCGCCGGCGCCTACCTGGACGAACCCACGTTAGGCATCGTGACCGGGGTCGCGATCGCGCTGCACGAGCTGCCGCGTGAGCTGGGCACGGTTGCCCTGTTGCTCGCTGCTGGCATCAGCATGCGCCAGGCGGTGGGGCTGAACGTGTTGACCGCATTGCTGGCTGCCGCGAGCGCGGTGGCGACTCTGGTGGCCGGGGTCGGGGTGGTGGGATCGAGCGGGGTCATCCTTGCCCTGGGGGCGGGCACTTTCCTCTACCTCGCGGGTGCGCTGCTCCTCACGGAGTGGCGCGGGGTGACGTCGCGTAGCGACCTCGCGGTGCGGGGGCTGCTCTTTGCGCTCGGCTTGTTGCTCACGACCTTCGGGCGCCACACGCACTGA
- a CDS encoding ABC transporter permease, whose product MIARAMRWMRAVLLRRRLDREMQAEMADHLRRSTERLIARGLSPDDARREARREFGNVLFLEEEGRIARGTSGFDALVADLRFATRHFARHPLSTLTMITVLSVGIAINVVLYTLLHSVTDRPPSAVPASADMVRIRGSQLKDGSRIERAVTRDEVEGYANLTSHFSSVAAWTSQPVTATAPGVDDATVTATFVTETYFDVLGVSALRGRAIAEGDAAQMAVISHALWTRTFAQDPAILGRTITLADVAFTVIGVAAPKFRGAAWEARDDMQVWVPVASQRRVFPGVSTEVAQFSAIGRLQPGATHDAATAAAKVVAARRPSPGVAVTDTALSQRDPSVEVVPLLADNLEPGAEANVRLVAVAFAALGLLTLLVTCANVGALQTGLALARRREIAIRLSLGADRARVIRQLVTESLLLALVAGAGAVAVTSGIIRFILRIVGSFSFELAFDATAIAVAFGTALLAGLLFGLSPALHATRLAVAGALRDSTRTTTGGRGRLQRGLVVAQIALTQPLAVCVAAMVYIGIDEYRRNPANPNGEQIIQLRLTSTGARGMTGDAAPDDTLATARDRAQTDQLVDALRSIPGVTHAAFVPSRTPINLSAFALPGGSRTSAPGGGERIYLTGRSAMPGYLDLVGTPVVLGRDLQAIDSAGMRSRVIPVVIGDDMARHVWGAASPIGARIERAGSGAPLSLEVVGVFREEVAAHGHARNPFTVIVPPDPQLAAAASSRQLMIRLSSPLATMAPLIRATVRDKAPNAAIMELRTLAAQQAQERLILWGAIGLFSAAGFAVLLLCALGLYAVVAFSVGQRTGEIAVRMAVGARARQIVAHFAADGLRLTTIGVLVGLPISLVGLRQVVALSPDLPDVSVALMTVVIAIGVMTVAGLASWLPANRAADVDPAVILRKE is encoded by the coding sequence ATGATTGCACGCGCGATGCGTTGGATGCGAGCGGTGTTGCTGCGCCGTCGCCTGGACCGCGAGATGCAGGCGGAAATGGCGGATCACCTCCGACGTTCGACCGAGCGACTGATCGCGCGCGGGCTTTCCCCGGACGACGCGCGTCGTGAGGCGAGGCGCGAGTTCGGCAACGTGCTCTTCCTCGAGGAAGAAGGACGCATCGCGCGCGGCACCTCCGGGTTCGACGCCCTCGTGGCGGACCTGCGCTTCGCTACCCGGCATTTCGCCCGGCACCCGCTGTCGACCCTGACGATGATCACGGTCCTCTCCGTCGGGATCGCGATCAACGTCGTGCTGTACACCCTACTGCACTCCGTCACGGATCGACCGCCGAGTGCGGTACCAGCGTCGGCCGACATGGTGCGCATCCGCGGGAGCCAGCTGAAGGACGGCTCGCGCATTGAGCGCGCTGTCACCCGGGACGAGGTCGAGGGGTACGCGAATCTCACGAGTCACTTCTCGTCGGTGGCCGCATGGACCTCGCAACCGGTCACTGCCACGGCCCCGGGGGTGGACGACGCGACGGTCACGGCGACCTTCGTCACCGAGACATACTTCGATGTGTTAGGGGTATCGGCCCTGCGTGGTCGCGCCATCGCCGAGGGAGATGCCGCCCAGATGGCCGTGATTTCCCATGCCCTCTGGACGCGTACCTTTGCCCAGGATCCGGCCATCCTTGGCCGCACGATCACCCTGGCCGACGTGGCGTTCACCGTCATTGGGGTGGCCGCCCCGAAGTTCCGCGGCGCGGCGTGGGAAGCGCGCGACGACATGCAGGTGTGGGTTCCCGTCGCCAGCCAGCGCCGGGTGTTTCCGGGCGTGTCGACGGAGGTGGCCCAATTCTCTGCGATCGGCCGTCTGCAGCCCGGTGCCACCCACGATGCCGCCACTGCGGCCGCGAAGGTCGTCGCGGCTCGGCGTCCGTCACCCGGTGTCGCGGTCACCGACACTGCGCTCTCGCAGCGCGATCCGTCGGTGGAGGTCGTTCCGCTCCTCGCCGACAACCTGGAGCCCGGCGCAGAAGCCAATGTCCGGCTCGTCGCCGTCGCCTTTGCGGCACTCGGCCTGCTCACCTTGCTCGTGACATGCGCAAATGTCGGCGCGCTCCAGACCGGGCTCGCGCTCGCACGGCGTCGCGAGATCGCCATTCGCCTGTCGCTCGGCGCAGATCGCGCGCGTGTGATCCGGCAACTGGTCACCGAGAGCCTCCTGCTCGCGCTGGTCGCGGGGGCGGGCGCGGTCGCCGTGACGAGCGGGATCATTCGCTTCATCCTGCGCATCGTTGGGTCCTTCTCGTTCGAGCTGGCGTTTGATGCCACCGCAATTGCCGTCGCGTTCGGGACGGCGTTGCTTGCCGGCCTGCTGTTCGGCCTGTCGCCGGCGCTCCATGCCACCCGGCTGGCCGTCGCGGGCGCCCTCCGGGATTCCACGCGCACGACCACCGGCGGCCGGGGGCGGCTCCAACGCGGCTTGGTTGTCGCGCAGATCGCCCTCACACAACCGCTGGCCGTCTGTGTCGCCGCGATGGTCTACATCGGGATTGACGAATATCGCCGGAATCCGGCCAACCCGAACGGGGAGCAGATCATTCAATTGCGCCTCACGTCAACGGGGGCGCGCGGCATGACCGGTGATGCCGCGCCGGACGATACGCTCGCGACGGCGCGCGATCGCGCGCAGACGGATCAGCTCGTCGACGCCCTTCGCAGCATTCCTGGCGTCACACACGCGGCCTTTGTTCCGTCGCGAACGCCCATCAACCTCTCAGCCTTCGCGTTGCCTGGCGGATCGCGTACGTCGGCGCCGGGCGGCGGCGAGAGGATCTACCTCACGGGTCGGTCGGCGATGCCCGGCTACCTCGACCTCGTCGGCACACCCGTGGTTCTCGGCCGCGACCTCCAGGCGATCGATTCGGCGGGAATGCGATCGCGCGTGATCCCGGTGGTCATTGGCGACGACATGGCGCGGCATGTGTGGGGTGCGGCCAGCCCGATCGGCGCGCGGATCGAGCGGGCGGGCAGTGGAGCGCCGCTGAGTCTCGAGGTCGTCGGGGTGTTCCGGGAAGAAGTGGCGGCGCACGGGCACGCGCGCAATCCGTTCACGGTGATCGTGCCGCCCGATCCGCAACTTGCCGCTGCGGCGTCGAGCCGGCAGCTGATGATCCGCCTGTCGTCGCCCCTCGCGACGATGGCGCCGCTGATCCGCGCGACCGTCCGTGACAAGGCGCCCAACGCCGCGATCATGGAATTGCGCACCCTGGCGGCGCAGCAGGCGCAGGAGCGGCTCATCCTGTGGGGTGCCATCGGCCTCTTCTCTGCGGCGGGCTTCGCTGTCCTGCTGTTGTGTGCCCTCGGGCTCTACGCCGTTGTGGCGTTTTCGGTGGGGCAACGGACCGGCGAGATCGCGGTCCGCATGGCCGTGGGCGCCCGCGCCCGGCAGATCGTGGCGCACTTCGCCGCTGACGGACTTCGCCTGACGACGATCGGCGTGCTGGTGGGACTGCCGATCAGCCTCGTGGGACTGCGTCAGGTCGTGGCGCTCTCACCCGACCTGCCGGACGTGAGCGTTGCGCTCATGACGGTCGTGATCGCGATCGGGGTGATGACCGTGGCCGGACTCGCGAGCTGGCTCCCGGCCAATCGCGCCGCCGACGTCGACCCGGCGGTGATCCTGCGAAAGGAGTAG
- a CDS encoding class I SAM-dependent methyltransferase, with protein sequence MLPLSIRSAAHYDQAYFDKWYRHPKHRVKSPLDIRRQLSFVVAATEYILERPVTKVLDVGAGEGNWGEALKTLRPRAKYYGVDPSEYAVERFGKARNIRRGGFGDLGDLRLPDDFDLVLCCGVMNYVAPAELATGLRWLTTACQGVAYFEIFTAADDAVGDFTRSAARSPRSWRALLKRTGWTPLGMHLYLRSDMAGIASALERAVP encoded by the coding sequence GTGCTCCCGTTGTCCATTCGCTCCGCAGCGCACTACGACCAAGCGTACTTCGACAAGTGGTATCGCCACCCGAAACATCGCGTGAAGTCGCCGCTCGACATTCGCCGCCAGCTGTCGTTTGTGGTCGCCGCCACCGAGTACATCCTCGAGCGGCCGGTGACCAAGGTGCTGGACGTCGGCGCCGGTGAGGGAAATTGGGGAGAGGCGCTCAAGACACTGCGCCCGCGCGCGAAGTACTACGGCGTCGATCCAAGCGAATATGCCGTCGAGCGGTTCGGCAAGGCGCGCAACATCCGGCGCGGCGGGTTTGGGGACCTCGGCGATCTTCGCCTCCCCGACGACTTCGACCTGGTGCTCTGCTGCGGCGTGATGAACTACGTCGCCCCAGCCGAGCTGGCGACCGGGCTGAGGTGGCTCACGACCGCGTGTCAGGGCGTGGCGTATTTCGAGATCTTCACCGCCGCCGATGACGCGGTCGGTGACTTCACCCGTTCCGCCGCACGCTCCCCTCGCTCGTGGCGCGCGCTGCTCAAGCGCACCGGCTGGACCCCCCTGGGGATGCACCTGTACCTCCGCTCCGACATGGCCGGGATCGCGTCGGCGCTCGAGCGCGCCGTGCCGTGA